Proteins from a single region of Fodinibius sp. Rm-B-1B1-1:
- the pckA gene encoding phosphoenolpyruvate carboxykinase (ATP) translates to MSKHSHPRSKVGLDYLGLEENEKVIWNLTPPELYEEAIENGEAILTKDYALRVLTGKYTGRSPQDKFIVDQPSIHDDIDWGDINQPTDEEVFKNLFEKVTGYMQDKKLYVKDCYAGADEKYQLNVRVVSEAAYHGLFAHNMFIRPNKEQLKNHNPDFTVVAAPNFKADPEVDGTRSEAFVLVNFEKEIILIGGTLYSGEVKKGIFSVMNYLLPKQDVMAMHCSANMSKDGDTAVFFGLSGTGKTTLSSDQSRVLIGDDEHGWSEDGVFNIEGGCYAKTINLSKEGEPLIYATTKMPGTILENVVLHEDDRSPDFDDTSYTQNTRCSYPIHYIPNAADDSMGNHPSNVIFLTCDAFGVLPPISKLTPEQAMYHFISGYTAKVAGTERGVTEPQATFSACFGAPFMPLHPTVYAELLADKIRKHNSTVWLINTGWTGGPYGEGHRMDLPHTRQMLSEALDGNLDDATFDIDPVFGLAIPEEINGVPSEILIPRNTWADKEAYDEKAKKLAAMFAKNFKQFEDEASKELIKAGPKV, encoded by the coding sequence ATGAGTAAGCATTCACACCCCCGCAGCAAAGTTGGACTCGACTATTTAGGGTTAGAAGAAAACGAAAAAGTAATTTGGAACCTCACTCCTCCAGAACTTTACGAAGAAGCTATTGAAAATGGAGAGGCGATTTTAACAAAGGATTATGCGTTACGAGTTTTAACTGGAAAATATACCGGACGTTCTCCCCAAGATAAATTTATCGTTGATCAACCTTCGATTCATGATGATATCGATTGGGGTGATATAAATCAGCCTACTGATGAGGAAGTTTTTAAAAATTTGTTTGAAAAAGTAACCGGTTACATGCAGGATAAGAAGCTGTATGTAAAGGATTGTTATGCCGGTGCCGATGAAAAATATCAACTGAATGTACGGGTAGTAAGTGAAGCTGCTTATCATGGGCTTTTTGCACATAATATGTTTATTCGTCCAAACAAAGAGCAACTTAAAAATCACAATCCGGACTTTACCGTCGTGGCGGCTCCAAACTTCAAAGCCGATCCCGAAGTAGACGGCACGCGTAGTGAAGCATTTGTACTCGTCAACTTTGAAAAAGAAATTATCCTGATCGGTGGAACACTCTATTCCGGGGAAGTTAAAAAGGGTATTTTCTCAGTAATGAATTATCTGCTTCCCAAGCAAGATGTGATGGCTATGCATTGCTCCGCGAATATGAGCAAAGACGGAGATACCGCCGTATTCTTTGGGTTATCAGGAACCGGAAAAACAACGCTTTCTTCTGATCAAAGCAGAGTGCTAATCGGCGATGACGAACACGGATGGAGCGAAGATGGGGTGTTCAATATTGAGGGTGGTTGCTATGCTAAAACCATCAACCTTTCAAAAGAAGGCGAACCCCTCATCTATGCTACGACAAAAATGCCGGGAACTATTCTGGAAAATGTTGTTCTTCATGAAGATGACCGGTCTCCCGACTTTGACGATACCAGCTATACACAAAATACGCGCTGTTCCTATCCCATCCACTACATTCCCAATGCGGCAGATGACAGCATGGGCAACCATCCCAGTAATGTTATTTTTCTAACTTGTGATGCTTTTGGAGTGTTGCCACCAATTTCCAAGTTAACTCCCGAGCAAGCGATGTATCACTTTATAAGTGGTTATACCGCAAAAGTTGCGGGTACCGAACGCGGTGTAACTGAACCACAAGCTACATTTTCGGCTTGCTTTGGCGCTCCATTTATGCCATTGCATCCAACCGTGTATGCCGAGCTGTTGGCCGATAAAATCAGAAAGCACAACTCAACAGTATGGTTAATAAATACTGGCTGGACCGGCGGACCGTACGGCGAAGGTCATCGCATGGATCTTCCCCACACGCGCCAAATGTTAAGCGAGGCATTAGATGGAAATCTCGATGATGCAACTTTTGATATTGACCCGGTATTCGGATTAGCTATTCCAGAAGAGATTAATGGGGTACCCTCTGAAATACTGATTCCTCGCAATACTTGGGCCGATAAAGAAGCCTATGATGAGAAAGCGAAAAAACTTGCGGCAATGTTTGCCAAAAATTTCAAGCAGTTTGAGGATGAAGCAAGCAAAGAACTTATCAAAGCCGGACCGAAAGTATAA
- the prfA gene encoding peptide chain release factor 1 → MDIEAKLEQVRERFEEVTAAMSDPSVYDDPARYTELTKEHSELKELVELYEAWKDTKSQIAGNEELIEEGDDAEITEMAKLELEELKPRLEELEEDIKFKLIPKDPDDSKNVIVELRAGTGGDEAAIFVGDLFDMYRRYADKKGWKLSILSFSESTKGGYKELNFELEGEEVYGVMKYESGVHRVQRVPETETQGRVHTSAATVAVLPEAEEVDIEVNTADIRVDTFRASGAGGQHVNKTDSAVRLTHEPSGVVVECQQERSQHKNKSKAMKMLRSKLYEKEEEKLRKEREAERNSQISTGDRSAKIRTYNFPQSRLTDHRINLTLYNLEDIMKGEIEEVIEALRVQDNLDKLNAVMEEG, encoded by the coding sequence ATGGATATTGAAGCAAAGTTAGAACAGGTTCGAGAACGATTTGAAGAGGTGACGGCGGCAATGAGTGATCCCTCGGTGTATGATGATCCAGCTCGATATACTGAGCTTACCAAAGAGCATAGCGAGTTAAAGGAGTTGGTAGAGCTTTACGAGGCATGGAAAGATACGAAGAGCCAGATTGCTGGAAATGAAGAGCTGATTGAAGAAGGAGATGATGCTGAGATTACGGAAATGGCTAAGCTTGAATTGGAAGAGCTAAAGCCAAGGCTTGAGGAGTTAGAGGAAGACATTAAATTTAAGCTTATTCCTAAAGATCCAGATGATTCGAAGAATGTGATTGTGGAGCTGCGTGCGGGAACTGGGGGTGATGAAGCGGCTATTTTTGTGGGAGATCTTTTTGATATGTACCGCCGATATGCTGATAAAAAGGGGTGGAAGCTAAGTATTTTGAGCTTCAGCGAATCTACGAAGGGGGGATATAAAGAACTTAATTTTGAGTTAGAAGGCGAAGAGGTGTATGGCGTAATGAAGTATGAAAGCGGTGTACATCGTGTACAACGAGTGCCGGAGACGGAAACACAGGGACGCGTTCATACTTCGGCGGCAACTGTTGCGGTATTGCCAGAGGCCGAAGAAGTTGATATCGAAGTAAATACAGCTGATATCCGTGTGGATACGTTTCGTGCCAGTGGGGCAGGAGGACAGCACGTAAATAAGACAGATTCTGCTGTGCGCTTAACTCATGAGCCCAGTGGTGTGGTCGTAGAATGTCAGCAGGAACGTTCGCAGCATAAAAATAAATCGAAGGCGATGAAGATGTTGCGTTCAAAGCTATATGAGAAGGAAGAAGAAAAACTTCGCAAAGAGCGTGAGGCGGAACGGAATAGTCAAATTTCCACGGGTGATCGAAGTGCGAAAATTCGCACCTATAACTTTCCACAAAGTCGGCTGACGGATCATCGCATTAATTTAACGCTATATAATCTGGAAGATATTATGAAGGGTGAGATTGAAGAGGTTATAGAGGCGTTGCGCGTACAGGATAATCTTGATAAGCTGAATGCTGTAATGGAGGAAGGGTAG
- a CDS encoding 5-(carboxyamino)imidazole ribonucleotide synthase, whose product MQKNPLSATFKLGFLGAGQLARMSGLQAFRYGIQIGVFSDRDENEPVQFMTPHATTGSYDSVDDLTNFARNCDVLTLENEFIDSAILRAAQEQSGTNIFPSPDTFSLIENKLIEKQTFEDAGLAVTPYKLIEEESDLTTFGEKHGWPYVLKSSKGGYDGYGNETVSDIDEAIVAYENLGGHSGRDIVAEAFVDFTHELAVQVARNETGHVVYPCCETVQENHICVGVKSPAPVSKSIQEKAQQMAVTATEAINGKGIFAYEFFLTPDGELLLNESAPRPHNSGHYTIEGCITSQFENHVRAVMGLPLGSPKLRAPAVAMINLLGTDERDAQIDNALEGLRNTDGHLHVYGKLDSRPGRKMAHYTLLGDEMESTYKKAQQLTDAIRI is encoded by the coding sequence ATGCAGAAAAATCCTTTATCAGCAACGTTTAAACTCGGTTTCTTAGGGGCCGGACAGTTAGCTCGCATGTCGGGTTTGCAGGCATTTCGCTATGGTATCCAAATAGGCGTTTTTTCTGATCGGGATGAAAACGAGCCCGTCCAATTTATGACGCCACACGCAACAACCGGTTCATATGACTCGGTTGATGACCTAACTAATTTTGCCAGAAATTGCGATGTTCTTACGTTGGAGAATGAATTTATTGATTCTGCAATTCTCCGGGCGGCACAAGAACAAAGTGGTACGAATATTTTTCCCTCTCCCGATACGTTTTCGCTCATCGAAAACAAGCTAATTGAAAAGCAAACCTTTGAGGATGCTGGACTTGCGGTTACCCCTTACAAACTTATTGAAGAGGAATCAGATCTAACAACATTTGGGGAAAAGCACGGCTGGCCCTACGTTTTGAAATCATCCAAAGGAGGCTACGACGGCTATGGCAACGAAACCGTCAGCGATATTGACGAAGCAATCGTGGCCTATGAAAATCTTGGCGGGCACAGCGGTCGCGATATTGTTGCTGAAGCTTTTGTTGATTTCACCCATGAGTTAGCCGTTCAAGTTGCCCGAAATGAGACGGGACATGTTGTTTATCCTTGCTGCGAAACCGTACAAGAGAACCATATTTGCGTAGGAGTCAAATCTCCGGCACCGGTTTCTAAATCCATCCAGGAAAAAGCCCAGCAGATGGCTGTAACAGCAACTGAGGCTATCAATGGCAAGGGGATTTTTGCCTACGAATTTTTCCTGACTCCTGATGGAGAGCTTCTTCTTAACGAATCTGCACCACGTCCCCATAATTCAGGACATTATACCATTGAAGGATGTATCACTTCCCAATTCGAAAATCACGTCCGTGCCGTAATGGGCCTTCCCCTGGGATCACCCAAACTTCGTGCCCCGGCCGTGGCGATGATTAATCTGCTTGGTACCGATGAGCGTGATGCCCAAATTGATAATGCGCTCGAAGGGCTTAGAAATACTGATGGTCACCTCCATGTTTATGGGAAACTTGACAGCCGTCCTGGTAGAAAAATGGCCCACTATACCCTGTTAGGTGACGAAATGGAATCCACTTACAAAAAAGCCCAACAGTTAACCGACGCTATTAGAATTTAA